In Taeniopygia guttata chromosome 23, bTaeGut7.mat, whole genome shotgun sequence, the following are encoded in one genomic region:
- the LOC105758805 gene encoding gap junction beta-5 protein-like, with protein sequence MNWGSFEGLLRAVNVYSTAFGRIWLSLVFIFRLLVYVVAAEKVWSDDHKDFDCNTLQPGCTNVCFDHFFPVSHIRLWALQLILVTCPSLLVLMHVAYREAKEERLREIKGDSYRRIYPNPGKKRGGLWWTYLLSLIFKASVDVVFLYIFFRFYRNYTLPRVVKCELPPCPNVVDCFISRPTEKNIFTLFMVVTTCICVVLNVIEATYLVGKRCHECLEAGGGDSRRHSHDCPVSCADPVGTGRQVFHGADYKPPTATIPLTASCPTTLSEDEAQS encoded by the coding sequence ATGAACTGGGGGTCGTTTGAGGGGCTGCTCCGTGCCGTCAATGTGTACTCCACAGCCTTCGGCCGCATCTGGCTGTCCCTCGTCTTCATCTTCCGCCTGCTGGTCTACGTGGTGGCGGCCGAGAAGGTCTGGAGCGATGACCACAAGGACTTCGATTGCAACACGCTGCAGCCGGGCTGCACCAACGTCTGCTTCGACCACTTCTTCCCCGTCTCCCACATCCGCCTCTGGGCCCTGCAGCTCATCCTGGTGACGTGTCCGTCCCTCCTGGTCCTCATGCACGTGGCCTACAGGGAGGCCAAGGAGGAGAGGCTCCGTGAGATCAAAGGGGACAGCTATCGCCGCATCTACCCCAACCCCGGCAAGAAGCGGGGCGGGCTCTGGTGGACGTACCTGCTCAGCCTCATCTTCAAGGCCAGCGTGGACGTGGTCTTCCTCTACATCTTCTTCCGCTTCTACAGGAACTACACCCTGCCCCGGGTGGTGAAGTGCGAGCTGCCGCCCTGCCCCAACGTGGTGGACTGCTTCATCTCCCGGCCCACCGAGAAAAACATCTTCACCCTCTTCATGGTGGTCACCACCTGCATCTGCGTGGTGCTGAACGTCATCGAGGCCACCTACCTGGTCGGGAAGCGGTGCCACGAGTGCCTGGAGGCcggaggaggggacagccggcGGCACAGCCACGACTGCCCCGTGTCCTGCGCTGACCCCGTGGGCacgggcaggcaggtgttccaTGGGGCTGAC